The nucleotide sequence GGCGCTGGCTGACCACCCCTCTGAGGTTCTGCGCGAGCTTCGCCCGCATGCCGGCCTGAGTCTCCGGGGGGAAGCTCGAGATGATGCGCGAGACGGTTTCGGCGGCGGCCGGAGAATGCACCGTGGAGAAGACGAGATGCCCGGTCTCCGCGGCCGTCATCGCCGTTTCGATGGTCTCGGGGTCGCGCATCTCGCCGAGCAGGATCACGTCGGGGTCCTCGCGCAGCACGGCGCGCATGGCGTCGGCGAACGTATTCGTATCCACGCCGACCTCGCGCTGGGTCACGATCGATTTCTTTTCCGAGAACAGGAACTCGATCGGGTCCTCGATGGTGACGATGTGGTCCGAGCGGGTCAGATTGATCTCGTTGATGAGCGAGGCGAGGGTCGTCGACTTGCCGGAGCCGGTCGAGCCGGTGATGAGCACCAGCCCGCGCTCGAGCTTCGTGAAGTTCATCACGATCTCGGGCAGCTTGAGGTCGGCGGGCGTCGGGATGTTGGTGTTGATGACGCGCAGCACCATGCCGATCGAGCCGCGCTGGTAGAAGACGTTCGCGCGCACGCGCCCGATGTCCTTGAAACCGATGGAAAGGTCCACCTGGTGCTCTTTCTCGAACTGCGCGAGCAGCCGCGCGGACATCATCGTGCGCGCGAGGCGCTCCATGAACTCGCCGGGCAGCGGGGCGATCTCGCGGATCGCGCGCAGCGTGCCGTCGATGCGCAGTATCGGGTGATTGCGCGTGCGCAGGTGGATGTCCGAGGACTTGAGCCGCACGGCAAGCGCGAGCACCTGGCCGAGAAGCTTCAGGGGATCGGTGGCGGCCGTGATCTGGGTCGCGCCGGCTGCTGGGCTCGCCGCCGACCCGGCGGAGGGATCACTCATCTGGCGATTCTGGGCTGTGCGTTTTGACGCTAAGTGTAGACCATTCACGAGTCCCTTCTAGCGGACCCGAAAGCGACCGCCGAACCGCTTGCCGGAACGGAAAGGGGCAGGGCGATCCTGCCCTGCCCCTCGCGTCGGGAACCGACGGGGTCTAGATATTGCGCTGGAAGCCGGCCACGCGCTCCAGGGCCACCAGGATGCCCCACGGCGCGCTCATGATCTTGGTGAAGCCGTGCGCGCCGGCCATCTTGGTATCCGGGAAATGCAGCGCGATGCGATAACGTGCCCGCAGCGCGATCACCTTGCCGCCGACCACCATCACTTCGTACGGCAGGTACGCCGTGTGCTTCAGCTCCTGGTGATCCACAACGCCGAGGATCTCCTTGTCCGTGTCCTTGTCGCCCTTGTCCGGGCCATCGACGGCCCCCTTCGGGATACCGACGCCGAACACGCTCACTTCCTTGCCCGGCAGGTCGACGCGATAGACCTTCACCGTCCCGCCGGCGCCGGCCGCCAGGTTCTTCTCCACCGTGTCCACCGCCGTCTTGTAGTCCGGATGCTCCTTCAGCAGGTCCACGTCGTGGAAGTACGGCATCATGAAGGCGTAGCGGTACACGCCGGGCTTCAGGCGCTCCTCATCCAGGCCCACCGAGCCGAAGGACTCCCGGGCCCCGAGCGCCGCCTTGAGCTTGGCGGACACACCCTCGAGCTTGCCCAGACCGTATGCGGTGCCGATATACGCCGGATTCGCGTACGCCACCTGGATCTTTCCGTTGACCTCCGTCACCGACACGCGCTGCGCGACACCGAAGCCGCCGTTCTCGACCTTCGCGGCAGCGGCTTTCAGTTCGGGGTTGGTGGCGCAGATGACCATCGCGCCGGCGAACGGCTCGTAGGTTCCGACCAGGTCGAATCCCTGCGCCTTGAGCGCGTTCTTCACGCTCTCGGCCACCTGTTTGACGCTCCCCGGCGGCGTGTTGCCCATGATGTAAGGCTTGAGCACCTCGGCCTGCACGGCCGCGCTCCCGAACAAGGACAGCAGTAAGGCCAATACACTTACTATCTTCTTCATTTCTCTCCTCGCTGGCGGAATATCATCCGTCTCTAGTTGTGCAATTACCGGACCAGAAAAAAAGGGGGCCGTGAAACACGGCCCCTCCGGTGCTGCTTTATCGCTCACTACAGTTCTAGAACTTCCAGGCGTAACTCGCGGCGAGCTCCCACTGATCCATGCGGAGGGTAATGGTCTGCTGACCCGGTACCTCGAGCGGATTGGGCCCGCTCACCTCTTCTTCCGGTGCGTACATGGCGGCGAACGACCACTCGCTGTTCTTGTTCAGGTGATTGGTGAAGCCGAAAGTAAAGTGCTGCTCCACGACACCGGGCGCCAGTATGTTGAAGAGCACCTCGCTTTCCGGGATAGGCTGATCGCCCATGCTGTAGCCTACACGCCAGGTCCACGCCTGGCTCGTCGACCATTGGTAGCCGAGCTTGTAGATCGTCATGTCCTCCCAACCGAAGCCGGCCCCGTTGTCGGCTCCGAGTGGTGCCATCCCTATATTTGGCAGCAGCGGGTTGGCGATCGACGGAACCTTGCTGTACCAGATCTTTTGGATGTCGAATACAAGCGTCGAAGACGGCGTGACATTCCAGGCGAGACCTACGGTCGCGGTGGCCGGGATATCGAACCCACCTTCCTCGGCGAACAGCCCTTTGTAGCTGTCGAATTCACTCATCGCCATCTCGGTCTGATAGGACGCGCCGAGCGTCACACCCGGAGCAACTTCGCCCATGATCCCGAGTTTCAGGCCGAAGCCGGTCGAGCTGTCGTAGCCGTTATCGGTGAGGTTATTGGGATCACCCGAGAAGCCGAACGCTCCGAAGGCCGCGAGCCCCGTTGCCTCGAAGCGATGAAGAAAAGCTCGCTGTCGCTGTCGACGGTCTCGGGAAAGAGTCCAAAGGCCGCCGGCGGCGGTGTGCCGGAGGGAGCTCCCTCGACGGTGTAGGAGCGTTTCGGGCTGAACAGCGAGAGCCCCGCATCGATGCGATTGCCGACCCGCACCATCCCTGCCGGATTGGTCGCGGCTGCCAGCGAGTCCTGTGGCAGCGCTACGCCCGCTCCTACCAGACCCTTCTCCTTGATGCTGTAGCCATGTGAGAAATAGCCGTTCGTGGCGAACGCACTGGGCGCGGCAACGGCGGCGGCAATGGCGAGCGCCAGGCCGTATTTCTTTTTGTGCTGCATCTGCTCTCCTCCAAAAAATGTGGAAAGGTTATTGGCTCGCAACCTGACTTTCAGAAAGGAGAATAGCCACTCCTTTCTTCGTCTGTTTTTTGTTCGCGCGTTGTTGCGCGTTCCCTACTCTGTTGCGGATAGGTGGCAGGCAAAGTATTCCTGACCGAGACGGCTGTCAATATTTCACTTTATGCCGATATATCGATATTCCATCCCCCTGAAACCATTGGCGTTTCGACAGGCGTCCTCGTGAGAGCCGAAAGGGCCGCCTCAGCCCTCGAAAGTCCCGATGTCCTCTCCCCGCATTTGCCTGCACACGGTGTCGACGTCCGCGGCAGCAAGCGCGAAAGGAAACGAGCGCATGTCGCTCGGCGTCGAGTCGCCGTACGGGCGGTTGCACGCGGACACCTCCTCGTCGTCCCGACCGGGACAGCCGGACGTCTGAAAAGGTTTTCCCGAACGGATCAGGGTCTCGAGCTCCGCGTCCGGAACTCCGAAGTCGATGACGCGACCGGTATCGTCGAAACGCATGCGGTCCGCGTGCCCGTCCGCGTAGTCGATGATGAAGCGACCGAGCTGTACGCGCCGCCACTGGTCGCGCGGGACCGCCTCCCAGTCCTCCATGAGAGAGCCGCGCTCCGGATAGAACGCGAACATATGATTGTGTCCGCCCATGTCCTTGATGCGCTGCGCGACCTCGAGGATCTCGCGCTCGGTCTCCCCCATGCCGCATATCAGATGCGCCCCGAACTTCTCCGGTCCGAAAATCTCCGCCGCCCACTCGAGCGCGCGCCAGTAGGTGTCCCACTTGTGGGGGCTGTCCACGCCTTTGCCGCGCGTGCGATCGAAGATCGCCGGCGTCACGGCGTCGAGTGCGACCGTGAAGATTTCGGCGCCCATGTCGCGCAGGCGAACGAGGTCGTCGTAACCCAGCGTCGTCGGATTGGAAAGGATGGAGACCGGAATATGAGGCACCTCACGCACCCACTTTTCGAGGAGCACGAAGGTGTCCGCGTCGGAGCTCGGGTGGGTGATCATGGAGATGCACATCCTCTGGAACTGCGCCCTGTCGTCTCCGTTCTTCACGCGCTCGAGGATCTCCTCGTAGCGCGCGGTCGGCCAGTCGACCCGTATGAAGTTGCGATCCGCGTAGTCACGCGACTCCTCGCGGTGGCGGGCCAGGCCGCAGTACGCGCAATTCGCGCGGCAGCCCTCCGGGTAGGTCACGAGCAGATTCAGGCAATGCGTGCAGGCCGTGCGGTGCATCCGGCCCTCGACCAGACCGAGCGTGATGGCGGCGGCGGTCGACAGCTGGACGTACTCCGGCGAGCGCATCTCGGGCGTCCGCCGGCTGTGGTCGGGACGATAGAACCGGATCGGGACGGCGTCGGTCTGCGCGCTCATGCGGCCTCCTCGTTCACTCGAAGTACTCCTTGAAAGCGATCCAGCCACGCCGCTGCACGGCGTCGTCGTTCGCGGCGCGCTTGCGCCAGAACTGCGCGAGCCATGCGCGACGGGAGAGCGCACGCTCCAGGCTCGGCCCGTACTGCTCGCGAAGCTCGCTCTCGTAGTCGGCCAGGGCGGACGCGCGGCCGCCGAGATAAGCGGCGGCGGCATCCCCGGCCATCTCTCCCGATTGCACCGCCGCCGCGATGCCCGCTCCGGAGATGGGATGCGTGAGGCCGGCGGCATCGCCCGCGAACAGAACCGGGCCTGCGACGACGCGCTCGCGCAGCCCGCTCACGGGAATGGCGCCCCCCGTGCGGAAGAAGCACTCGGCGCCAACGCGTCCGCATGCGACAAGGTGCGCGTGAAGGCGGTCCAGAGGCGTCCGGAGCTCGGCGGTCAGCCGGCGGTCCGCGCCGAGCCCGAGATTCGCACGGTCGCCGCGCGGGAAGAGCCAGCCGTACCCCCCCGGATACAGATCCGAGAGCCAGATGTCGGTCTCGGTGCACGCCTGCGTGAGAGGCACCGTGTACTGACGCGTCTGCACGGTCTCGAGTGCAGGCAAACCAAGCAGTCGTGCCACCTGCGAGTGCGGGCCGTCGGCGGCCACGAGCACGCGCCAGTCGACGGAGTTCGTTCGCTTTCCCACCTGTAACCGGGCGGTGGTCCCGTCGAGCCACGCGAGCCGCGTCCGGGTGCTGACTCGTGCCCCGGCCGCTTCCGCTCGCCGTGCCAGGGACCGGTCGAACTCCGCGCGATCGACCATCAGCCCCTGGAACGGCGAGCGTTCGAGGTCGCCGGAAGGAAGGACGCTGTTCATGCCTTGAATGTGCTGTACGAGGACGCCGGGCTCGGCGGTGTAGGTCGAGAGCGGCCGGGGCACGAACTCCGCGCACTGCACCGGCTCGCCGATGCGCTGCTTCCGATCGATGGCGAGCACCGAGAGCCCCGCTCGTGCCGCCGCCCAGGCAGCCGCCGATCCGGCGGGACCGAGGCCGACGACGAGCACGTCGACGTTCGTCGTCACGGGACTGCCTCTCGGTCGCCGTGCTGGTGGAGTGCCTGCACGGCGTTCGCGATCGCGCGCACGAAGTCCTCGCGCCTGAGCAGCAGCATCTCGGCCGGGTAGGCGCGAAAAAACGATTCCACCGTACGCCGGTAACCGTCCAGGGGCGAGTCGCGCAACGCCGCTTCGAGATCGGCGACGAGGCGCCGCGGGTTCACGAAAAAGTCGCCGGTGAACCATGCCTGCTTGATGCGGTTGCGGGCAGGATCGACGGCAAGCGCGACCCGCACCAGCCCGCCCTCCGCCCTGTGCAACCCCTCGACGACGGGCGCTTCGTCGACCGGCCGGTCGGTCGAGTAGACCCAGGCGGGCGTGTCGATCTCGCCGATCGCGAGCTCGAAGCGGCGTTGCTCGTCCGGTGCGAGGCCGCGGTCTTCGAAGTCGACACCGAATCCCTCGGCGAATGCGCGCGTGAGGGCGTGGCGGATCTGCTCGAGCCGCGGGGCGTCGCCGAGGAGCGCTTTGAGGGTCGTCACGCGTTCGCGCGCTGAAGCGATGGCCTTGGGGAGAAGCTTCTCGGCGGGGATGCGAAGGACCTGCAGCATGCGCTCGATGTCGAAGTCGATGAGCAGCGTGCCCTGATACATGATCGAGTCGCCGTCGAAGGCGCCCCCGGTTCCCGATATCTTGCGACCATCGACCTCGATGTCGTTGCGCGGTCGGTATGCGGCGGAGACCCCGAGCGCCGAGATGCCGCGCGCGGCCATCTCGCAGATACGCCGCGCGATCGCGCCCATGTCCGCGGTACCGAGCGCGCTCTTGTCGAGGTAGAGCTCCCAGCCGAGCTGTGCCGGCTCGAAGTAGATCGCGCCACCGCCCGTGATGCGCCGCTGAATGGCAATGCCATGGGCGCGACAGCGGTCCTCGCGCAGTTCCTGCGCCACGCTCTGGTGGAAACCGACGAGGGCCGCGGGTTCGAAGCGCAGGAAACGCAGCGTGTGCGGGGAGGAGCCGGCCTGGTGCGACTCGAGGAGCGCGCGATTCAGCGCGATGTTCTCGGCTGCGCGCCGGAGACCGGTATCGATGATGCGCCAACCCGCGGGCCGTTCCTTCATGGCGCGGTGCAGCCGCCGCCCGCGGTGACCGGTATACCCTTTAATCCGCTCCGGCTGCGCTCGCGTTCCTGTCGCACGATCTCGTCCAGATCGAGCGCAACGGACTCCGCACCGTCGAGCGCCATGACCTCCTCACCCACGGCGATCGAGCAGCACGCCGGCGTGACGCGCACGCTCCGGCCCATGCGTGCCGCGAGCTCGACGATGCCTTCCGACGGATGCGCCATTCCGGTGACGCCCGCCATGACCGCATAGGCGTCGATCAGCACCTTCACCTGCCCCGGGGGGCGCGCGCAGCCGAGCAGCAGCGGAAGATCCGGGAGCCGGGTGCGGGCGTCGAGCAGAAACCGGCCCACCTCGTGCGGATCGGGCGTCGCGAACGGACGGCGCGCGGGCGCGTAGAACGGCATCACCACGACCAGCACCAGCGCATCCGGGCGGTGGCGGGCGACGATGTCGAGCGCGCCCCACTCTCCGAGCAACCGGCCGTAATGCAGGCCGATGACGATGTGCGGCACCACCTTCATGCGCGTCGCGACCAGCGCTTCGAGTGCGCGCTCGAAGTCGGCAACCGGACGCTTGAGATGATAGACGTGCGTGACCGTCTCCTGCGCGCCGATCACGTCCATCATCGCGACGTCGATGCCCGCGTCCTCCATGCGCCGTGCCTTGTCGGCATCGACGAGCGCCGTGTGAGCGGCGATGCGGAAATCGGGATAGCTGTCCTTGATGCGCCGCACGGTCGGGTAGAACGGATCGTATTCCACCTCGTCGCGGTGATTCGAACCGCCGGTGAGCAACATGCCCTTCGCGCCCTGGCCGATCATCGACTCGACGACCTGCCACAACGCGGCCGGCGTGCGCGCCGCGATCATCGGCTCGAGCACCTTTGCCTTGCAGTGGTCGCACTTGAGCTTGCACTCACCGCCCGTGATGGACACGGCGGGCCACGACTGCCTGCCGCAGCCGCGGATCTCGGAGCTCGCGTAGGCCTTGAAGGTGGGCGTATAGAAGTGGATCGAGGAGCTCTCGTCCCTCGCAGCGGCCGCCGCGAAGTCCGCCACGAGGTCCGCGCGCACCGGCAGTTCTTCGAGCGCCTCCACCTCCGCGAGGATGTCCAGCCAGCTGCGCATGCGCCCGCCGCGGATGGTTGCCGGAAGGGTCAGCAGCCCTTGAAGCCGTCGGCGTTCATCTTCGCCTCGAACGCCTGGAGCGCGTCGTTTCCGGTCTTCAGCGCCGTGGCATCGGCGTCCCAGTTCGTGGGCTTCAGCCGGACGATCCAGCCCTCCCCGTACGGATCCCTGTTGATCGTTCCGGGTTTGGCCGTGACCGCGTCGTTGATCGCGACGACTTCGCCCGCAACCGGGGCTTTCACCGGGCCAACCCACTTGCCCGACTCGACGGTCGCGCACGACTTGTCTTTCTCGATCGCCTTGCCCGCCTTCTTGGGCGTATAGGAAACGATCTCGCCGGCGAGGGAGCAGGCGTACGACGTGAGGCCGACGCTGACGTTCCCGTCCGCCTCCCGTCGCGCCCAGACGTTGTTATCGATGTTGTAGTGCAGTTCTTCGGGAATGTTGCATCCGCGCACGACGCCCATGGCGATCCTCCCGATCCGAAAAGGGTGACAATACGGCCCGGAACGGACGTTTTTACTGCAAACGCCTGCTCGAAACAATGACGGCCGGCAGACTCCGAGCCCTCGTAAAGACAACACCGGGTGGATGGCCAAACACGTCGACGCCGCAACGCGGCGCTGCACATCGCTGATAGCGTGACCGCGGCGCTTCCTGCCCGGTGCCGGTCGAATCGCGATGCGCGCGTATGCGTCGGGGATGCGAAACAACGGGATGGGTATCGTCGCGTCCCCGGCCGTCCGGAGACAAATGCCACGGCCGGGCAGTCCATTGCCCGCCGCCGTGCGTGAGCTACGGGAACTGCGTAAAGAGAATTACATGAACAGGCAGATGTCGGATTCGCCGGCGAACGCCATGAACGTCGATGCGCCCCCGAATTCGATGCCATCGATCAGGTCCTGCGGACTGAAATCGAACAGGTCCACGGTCATTTGACAGGCGATCATCTTGACATCGGCCTCCTGGCACAGGCCGCGCAGCTCTTCGATGGTGGCGATCCCTTTCGACTTCATCTTCGACTTCATCATCGCCGTCATCATGGCCTCCATGCCCGGAATCGCGGTGAAGAGCACCGGGAACCACTTGTCCATGCCCATCGGCATCGGCATCCCCGGGTTTCCCAACGGGCTGACCTTGAGGCCCATCTTCTTCTTGAGGAGTTGCAGGCCGTAAAACGTGAAGAAGATCTGTACCTCGTATCCGAGCGCGGCCGCCGTCGAACCGAGAATGAACGGCGGATAGGCCCAGTCCAGGGTACCCTTGGTGGCGATGATCGCCATTTTCTTGCCTGCCATGACACTCTCCTCGAAAGCGAAGACGGCCCGTCGTGCGCCGTACGCGCGTGTTAGTTATAGGTTCAGGCCTTCTTGATCAGGAAGCTGTATTCCCCACTCGCCTCGTTCGACTCGAGCAGCTGGTTGCCGGTCTGCTTGGCGAATGCCTGGAAGTCCTTCACGGACCCCGGGTCCGTTGCAAGAATGCGCAGCGTCTGTCCGCTACTCATCCCGTTTAGCGCCTTTTTTGCGCGAAGGATCGGCAGGGGGCAGTTCAGACCCCTTGCGTCAAGTTCTTGATCAGCCATTGTGCTCTCCTGTGTTGAACGAATCGTGTCGTGCGCGGCTCGGCCGCGGGGCATGGAGACTATCCCATTTCACCCGGCTCCGGGAGCGTCCTGGCAGGCGGCCGGGCAGCGCCGAGAAAACGGCGCTACATCAATCAGTATATTATTAGATTCGCAACTGCGCCTAGCAGGGGTTTCAGCCCGATTTTGGGCCGGACTCGGGGACTCGAGACTCCGTTTCCAGATAAGCCATTGATCCGAATTAGTTAAAGTACTCGAGCCTGGGGTGCCAAATGGCTCGTCGGGCTTGCGGGAACCGAACGGGATCATCGGCCTCTGAAGGGTGTTGCCTTGGAGGATCGGTCGCTGCGATCCGGATTCGATCGACCGCCTTTTAGTTCGGGAGAAGCAACCGCATATTATGTAGCCATGCCCCGTTTGCCCGCCTACCTGCTTTCCGCTCTGCTTGCCGCTCACGGCGTCGTCGCACAAGCCAGCCCGGTCGCGCTTCCGGATCTTGGCGATACGTCTCTGACCGTCATATCGCCTGCGCAGGAGCGCAAGCTCGGAGAAGAGCTGATGCGCAAGGCGCGCCGTCAGCTCGTCTTCCTGGACGACGCGGAAGTCAATGACTACGTCCAGCAGTTGGGCCAACGCCTGGTATCCCACAGCGACAATGCGTCGCAGGACTTCCGCTTTTTCGTGGTCTCCGATCCGTCGATCAACGCGTTCGCGATGCCCGGTGGCTTCATCGGTGTCCACACGGGGCTCATCCTCGCGGCTCAGAGCGAGGCGGAGCTTGCCTCGGTCCTGGCGCACGAAATCGCGCATATCACGCAACGTCATATTCCGCGCATGCTGACCGAAGCGCAGCGGACGACGCTGCCGGCGATGGCCGCGCTGCTCGGTGCGATCCTGCTCGCCGGGTCGGGCCAGCAGGGCGGCGAGGCGGCAATCGCGCTCACCACCGCCACGCTCGCGCAGAAAGGGATCAACTTCACGCGATCCTCCGAAGAAGAGGCCGACCGCATCGGTGTCGCGATCCTTGCGGAAGCGGGTCTCGACCCGCGCGCGATGCCTTCTTTCTTCGAGCGCATGCAGAACATGAATCGGCACAACGAGACCAACCTGCCCGAGTTCCTGCGCACGCACCCGGTCACCACCTCCCGCATCGCCGATTCCCGCGATCGCGCCGAGCGGTACACGTATCGCCAGGTTCCGGACAGCCAGGGATTCCTTCTGACACGCGCGAAGATCAGGGCGTTGGCGCCCGGTGATCCTGCCGAGATCGCCCGGGGTTTCGCGCAGAACCTGGCCGAAGGAAAGCATGCGAGCGCCGACGCGGAACGCTACGGTTACGCACTGGCGCTCCTGCGCGCACGACAGTACGGCACCGCCCGCGCCGAGGCACGCAAACTGACCGAGCGGCACCCCAACGAAGTCGCCTTCCGCATGCTCGCCGCCGAAGTGGAGCTCTCCTCGGGTCGCACGGTACCCGGTCTCCGCGCGTACGCGGATGCCTATCGCGCGCACCCGTCCTATCCCCCGCTCGCGCGCAACTACGGACGGGCACTCCTGCGCTCCGGGCGCGCTCGCGACGCGGAAGCGATCCTGCGGGCGGCGATCAAGCAACGGCCGGACGACCCGGTGCTCTACGAGCTTCTCGCCCAGGCGGCAGGCGAGGCCGGCAGGCGCCCGGAGGCGCACCAGGCGATGGCCGAGCACTATTATCTGAACGGCAACCCGGGGGCCGCCATCGAGCAGCTCCAGCTCGCGTCCCGCTACGTAGGGGACAATTTTTATCTCCAGGCCAGCTTGGAGGCGCGGATTCAGGCCATCCGAGAAGAGCTGGCGCTATACCGCACGAAATAAAAAGTCGTCCGCTGCGTCTCTATTAAAGGACGCTAATATGCGCCAGATGTGGGGTTGTTTTTATGTTTCGGATTTCTGTATTCTGTCTCGCGTCGTGGCGTTACTTGCACGTAACGCAGTGCAAGTTCCCTCTGCGCACTCCCTTTATAGATAAGAAGCCGGCCTACCGGCTTTAGCCCAAGACAAACACCAGGAGGAGAAATGGGGAAAACCGTCAAAGCTCTCGTCGGCACGACCGCCGCTTTTCTCGTCGGATCGCTGCTGTGGACCACCCCCGCCCAGGCCGCGGGTCAGGTACCGGACGATAAAACCTGCAAGGACGAAGAGGCCGTGAAAAAGCTGGACACGGCAACCCAGGGCGGTTGCGTCGTCATCAATCGCCGCAAAGGAAACTGCATGGCCTGTCACCAGATCGCCGGCATCTCCTCCGGCAACATCGCCCCGCCGCTCGTTGCCATGAAGCAGCGCTTCCCGGACAAGGCGAAGCTGCGGGCGCAGATCAGCAACCCGCACCAGTTCAACCCAGACAGCGTGATGCC is from Sulfurifustis variabilis and encodes:
- a CDS encoding radical SAM protein is translated as MSAQTDAVPIRFYRPDHSRRTPEMRSPEYVQLSTAAAITLGLVEGRMHRTACTHCLNLLVTYPEGCRANCAYCGLARHREESRDYADRNFIRVDWPTARYEEILERVKNGDDRAQFQRMCISMITHPSSDADTFVLLEKWVREVPHIPVSILSNPTTLGYDDLVRLRDMGAEIFTVALDAVTPAIFDRTRGKGVDSPHKWDTYWRALEWAAEIFGPEKFGAHLICGMGETEREILEVAQRIKDMGGHNHMFAFYPERGSLMEDWEAVPRDQWRRVQLGRFIIDYADGHADRMRFDDTGRVIDFGVPDAELETLIRSGKPFQTSGCPGRDDEEVSACNRPYGDSTPSDMRSFPFALAAADVDTVCRQMRGEDIGTFEG
- a CDS encoding M48 family metalloprotease; the protein is MEDRSLRSGFDRPPFSSGEATAYYVAMPRLPAYLLSALLAAHGVVAQASPVALPDLGDTSLTVISPAQERKLGEELMRKARRQLVFLDDAEVNDYVQQLGQRLVSHSDNASQDFRFFVVSDPSINAFAMPGGFIGVHTGLILAAQSEAELASVLAHEIAHITQRHIPRMLTEAQRTTLPAMAALLGAILLAGSGQQGGEAAIALTTATLAQKGINFTRSSEEEADRIGVAILAEAGLDPRAMPSFFERMQNMNRHNETNLPEFLRTHPVTTSRIADSRDRAERYTYRQVPDSQGFLLTRAKIRALAPGDPAEIARGFAQNLAEGKHASADAERYGYALALLRARQYGTARAEARKLTERHPNEVAFRMLAAEVELSSGRTVPGLRAYADAYRAHPSYPPLARNYGRALLRSGRARDAEAILRAAIKQRPDDPVLYELLAQAAGEAGRRPEAHQAMAEHYYLNGNPGAAIEQLQLASRYVGDNFYLQASLEARIQAIREELALYRTK
- the gcvH gene encoding glycine cleavage system protein GcvH is translated as MGVVRGCNIPEELHYNIDNNVWARREADGNVSVGLTSYACSLAGEIVSYTPKKAGKAIEKDKSCATVESGKWVGPVKAPVAGEVVAINDAVTAKPGTINRDPYGEGWIVRLKPTNWDADATALKTGNDALQAFEAKMNADGFKGC
- a CDS encoding NAD(P)/FAD-dependent oxidoreductase → MTTNVDVLVVGLGPAGSAAAWAAARAGLSVLAIDRKQRIGEPVQCAEFVPRPLSTYTAEPGVLVQHIQGMNSVLPSGDLERSPFQGLMVDRAEFDRSLARRAEAAGARVSTRTRLAWLDGTTARLQVGKRTNSVDWRVLVAADGPHSQVARLLGLPALETVQTRQYTVPLTQACTETDIWLSDLYPGGYGWLFPRGDRANLGLGADRRLTAELRTPLDRLHAHLVACGRVGAECFFRTGGAIPVSGLRERVVAGPVLFAGDAAGLTHPISGAGIAAAVQSGEMAGDAAAAYLGGRASALADYESELREQYGPSLERALSRRAWLAQFWRKRAANDDAVQRRGWIAFKEYFE
- a CDS encoding lipoyl protein ligase domain-containing protein: MKERPAGWRIIDTGLRRAAENIALNRALLESHQAGSSPHTLRFLRFEPAALVGFHQSVAQELREDRCRAHGIAIQRRITGGGAIYFEPAQLGWELYLDKSALGTADMGAIARRICEMAARGISALGVSAAYRPRNDIEVDGRKISGTGGAFDGDSIMYQGTLLIDFDIERMLQVLRIPAEKLLPKAIASARERVTTLKALLGDAPRLEQIRHALTRAFAEGFGVDFEDRGLAPDEQRRFELAIGEIDTPAWVYSTDRPVDEAPVVEGLHRAEGGLVRVALAVDPARNRIKQAWFTGDFFVNPRRLVADLEAALRDSPLDGYRRTVESFFRAYPAEMLLLRREDFVRAIANAVQALHQHGDREAVP
- a CDS encoding outer membrane protein transport protein, yielding MFWRRADAAQKEIRPGARHCRRRCRAQCVRHERLFLTWLQHQGEGSGRSGRSAATGLAGSRDQSGRDGAGRQSHRCGALAVQPETLLHRRGSSLRHTAAGGLWTLSRDRRQRQRAFLHRFEATGLAAFGAFGFSGDPNNLTDNGYDSSTGFGLKLGIMGEVAPGVTLGASYQTEMAMSEFDSYKGLFAEEGGFDIPATATVGLAWNVTPSSTLVFDIQKIWYSKVPSIANPLLPNIGMAPLGADNGAGFGWEDMTIYKLGYQWSTSQAWTWRVGYSMGDQPIPESEVLFNILAPGVVEQHFTFGFTNHLNKNSEWSFAAMYAPEEEVSGPNPLEVPGQQTITLRMDQWELAASYAWKF
- a CDS encoding radical SAM protein encodes the protein MRSWLDILAEVEALEELPVRADLVADFAAAAARDESSSIHFYTPTFKAYASSEIRGCGRQSWPAVSITGGECKLKCDHCKAKVLEPMIAARTPAALWQVVESMIGQGAKGMLLTGGSNHRDEVEYDPFYPTVRRIKDSYPDFRIAAHTALVDADKARRMEDAGIDVAMMDVIGAQETVTHVYHLKRPVADFERALEALVATRMKVVPHIVIGLHYGRLLGEWGALDIVARHRPDALVLVVVMPFYAPARRPFATPDPHEVGRFLLDARTRLPDLPLLLGCARPPGQVKVLIDAYAVMAGVTGMAHPSEGIVELAARMGRSVRVTPACCSIAVGEEVMALDGAESVALDLDEIVRQERERSRSGLKGIPVTAGGGCTAP
- the soxX gene encoding sulfur oxidation c-type cytochrome SoxX; translated protein: MGKTVKALVGTTAAFLVGSLLWTTPAQAAGQVPDDKTCKDEEAVKKLDTATQGGCVVINRRKGNCMACHQIAGISSGNIAPPLVAMKQRFPDKAKLRAQISNPHQFNPDSVMPPFGEHKILSPDEIDKVVEFVLTL
- the dsrE2 gene encoding sulfur carrier protein DsrE2; this encodes MAGKKMAIIATKGTLDWAYPPFILGSTAAALGYEVQIFFTFYGLQLLKKKMGLKVSPLGNPGMPMPMGMDKWFPVLFTAIPGMEAMMTAMMKSKMKSKGIATIEELRGLCQEADVKMIACQMTVDLFDFSPQDLIDGIEFGGASTFMAFAGESDICLFM
- a CDS encoding sulfurtransferase TusA family protein, with the translated sequence MADQELDARGLNCPLPILRAKKALNGMSSGQTLRILATDPGSVKDFQAFAKQTGNQLLESNEASGEYSFLIKKA
- a CDS encoding type IV pilus twitching motility protein PilT yields the protein MSDPSAGSAASPAAGATQITAATDPLKLLGQVLALAVRLKSSDIHLRTRNHPILRIDGTLRAIREIAPLPGEFMERLARTMMSARLLAQFEKEHQVDLSIGFKDIGRVRANVFYQRGSIGMVLRVINTNIPTPADLKLPEIVMNFTKLERGLVLITGSTGSGKSTTLASLINEINLTRSDHIVTIEDPIEFLFSEKKSIVTQREVGVDTNTFADAMRAVLREDPDVILLGEMRDPETIETAMTAAETGHLVFSTVHSPAAAETVSRIISSFPPETQAGMRAKLAQNLRGVVSQRLLPKKSNQGRVVACEVLTVSALARELILDPLKIKDIADLIRKGTVAEGMMSFDAAIYQLWKQGDIDEETALQHATSPTDLKLKLEGFA